A genomic segment from Nicotiana tabacum cultivar K326 chromosome 7, ASM71507v2, whole genome shotgun sequence encodes:
- the LOC142162100 gene encoding uncharacterized protein LOC142162100, whose protein sequence is MCDVSGVAIGAVLGQRHNKVLHPVYYAIKTLNGAQMNYTVTEQELLAIVYAFEKFRAYLLGSKVIVYTDHAALRYLLAKKDAKPRLIQWVLLLQEFDFEVKDRKGTENQVADHLSRLEEVGRPKGDLEINDAFPDEHILALSSTFAPWYVDIANYLVSDLIPDGLESYQKKKFLRDCRQYYWEEPFLFRVCADNIIRRCVLEEEIMPILKACHNSPVGVTMGEIKLRLRCLNVAFTGLLEKYGVKHKVATPYHPQSSGQVEVSNREIKSILAKTVKANRIDWSRKLDDALWVYCTAYKNPIGTSPYRLVFSKACHLPVELEHKGMWALKRLNLDWAKATNLRLTQLNEMEEFRFHAYESVAVYKERMKFVHDKKILKREFKLGDLVFLFNSRLKLFPGKLESKWSGPFKVVNVSPFGAVELESEDGL, encoded by the exons atgtgtgatgttAGTGGTGTAGCTATTGGAGCAGTGCTTGGCCAACGTCATAACAAGGTTCTTCACCCGGTCTATTATGCAATCAAGACACTCAATGGAGCGCAAAtgaattatacagtgactgaaCAAGAACTTCTTGCCATTGTCTACGCCTTTGAGAAATTCCGGGCTTACTTATTAGGATCCAAGGTGATAGTGTACACAGATCATGCTGCTCTTCGCTATCTATTGGCAAAGAAGGATGCAAAGCCTAGGTTGATTCAATGGGTCctattgttgcaagagtttgactttGAAGTCAAAGATAGAAAGGGGAcggaaaatcaagtggcggatcaTTTATCAAGGCTTGAAGAGGTAGGGAGACCAAAGGGAGATCTTGAAATCAACGATGCTTTCCCGGATGAACACATATTGGCACTATCTAGCACTTTTGCTCCTTGGTATGTTGATATTGCTAACTACTTGGTTAGTGACCTTATTCCAGATGGATTGGAATCCTatcaaaagaagaagtttttGAGAGATTGTAGGCAATACTATTGGGAAGAACCATTCTTGTTCCGTGTTTGTGCTGACAACATCATCAGAAGGTGTGTTCTAGAAGAAGAGATTATGCCAATTCTAAAGGCATGCCACAACTCACCGGTTGGGGTCACCATGGGGGAAATCAAACTGCGGCTAAGGTGCTTGAATGTG GCTTTCACGGGGCTACTAGAGAAATATGGCGTCAAGCACAAGGTggccacaccttatcatccccaatcaagtggccaagttgaagtttcCAATCGGGAGATAAAGAGCATTCTAGCAAAGACTGTTAAAGCAAACAGGATCGATtggtcaaggaagctagatgaCGCATTGTGGGTGTACTGCACGGCGTACAAAAATCCTATTGGCACTTCTCCTTATCGGTTAGTCTTCAGCAAAGCTTGTCATCTACCCGTAGAACTGGAGCACAAAggcatgtgggctctaaagaggTTGAACTTGGACTGGGCTAAAGCTACAAATTTGAGGTTaacacaactcaatgaaatggagGAATTCCGTTTCCATGCATATGAAAGTGTAGCTGTGTATAAAGAAAGGATGAAGTTCGTCCACGACAAAAAAATCTTGAAAAGGGAGTTCAAGTTGGGTGACTTGGTTTTTCTCTTCAACTCAAGGCTCAAACTATTTCCAGGCAAGCTCGAATCGAAATGGTCCGGTCCGTTCAAGGTGGTCAATGTCTCTCCTTTTGGAGCTGTGGAACTAGAATCGGAGGATGGGCTCTGA